In Lacrimispora indolis DSM 755, a genomic segment contains:
- a CDS encoding PTS sugar transporter subunit IIB, whose product MKRILVACGNGIATSTVVGTKIKEKCEDSGIDVTVTQCKLLEVESKAENFDLLVTTGKFTGGDVGIPVIGAISLLTGIGEEATLDEIIAMLK is encoded by the coding sequence ATGAAAAGAATATTAGTAGCTTGTGGAAATGGAATCGCAACATCAACAGTGGTAGGTACAAAAATAAAAGAGAAATGTGAAGACAGCGGTATTGACGTTACAGTTACACAGTGTAAGCTTCTGGAAGTGGAATCCAAAGCGGAAAACTTTGACTTACTGGTTACGACAGGAAAGTTCACCGGTGGGGATGTGGGAATCCCGGTGATTGGAGCAATCTCTCTTTTGACCGGAATCGGGGAAGAGGCGACGTTGGATGAAATTATTGCAATGTTAAAGTAA
- a CDS encoding PTS sugar transporter subunit IIA: MSEIVFDESLILELEGIEENTEALTQLTDYLLDKGYVKKGYKEAILEREAMFPTGLSTGEINIAIPHADTSYVNQAAICVGILKKPVKFSAMDEPDHQIDVNIIIILALKEAHGHLEMLQKVVELIKDQENLKKIVTASDTKPVYDMISSHLLQQ, translated from the coding sequence ATGAGCGAAATAGTTTTTGATGAATCATTGATACTGGAGCTGGAAGGAATAGAGGAAAATACCGAAGCACTGACCCAGCTAACGGATTATTTGCTGGATAAAGGGTATGTGAAAAAGGGGTATAAAGAGGCTATTCTGGAGCGTGAGGCTATGTTCCCGACAGGTCTGTCAACAGGTGAAATCAATATAGCAATTCCCCATGCGGATACAAGTTATGTCAATCAGGCAGCAATCTGTGTGGGAATTCTTAAAAAACCGGTAAAATTCAGTGCGATGGATGAACCGGACCATCAAATTGATGTGAATATCATCATCATCCTGGCATTAAAAGAGGCACATGGTCATTTGGAGATGCTTCAAAAGGTTGTGGAGTTAATAAAAGATCAGGAGAATTTAAAAAAAATCGTAACAGCCAGCGATACAAAACCTGTTTACGATATGATATCCAGCCATCTATTACAGCAGTAA
- a CDS encoding bifunctional 4-hydroxy-2-oxoglutarate aldolase/2-dehydro-3-deoxy-phosphogluconate aldolase, which translates to MKKEDFPKITVILRGYTHSQIRTVVKSLLGTAIKSVEITMNTPDAIEIIKSISKEFGNDILVGAGTVTTYEEADAAIAAGARFLLSPITFSKEIIELCKEQGVISVPGALTPSEIMQGIRDGADIIKLFPAGIMGAAYLKDIQAPLGKLPLMVVGGVNGSNVKEFFDAGAAYAGIGSGLFKKEDIIGENLSGLKASVQKLTEQLI; encoded by the coding sequence ATGAAAAAGGAAGATTTTCCAAAGATTACAGTCATTTTGAGAGGGTATACCCATTCTCAAATCAGAACCGTGGTGAAAAGTCTTCTCGGCACCGCAATAAAATCAGTAGAAATTACAATGAATACTCCTGATGCGATTGAGATTATCAAAAGCATCAGTAAGGAATTCGGTAATGATATACTGGTCGGTGCCGGGACGGTAACCACCTATGAGGAGGCCGATGCAGCAATTGCAGCCGGTGCCAGATTCTTATTATCTCCCATTACATTCAGTAAGGAAATTATTGAGTTATGCAAAGAACAGGGGGTTATTTCTGTCCCTGGGGCTCTGACTCCGTCAGAAATTATGCAGGGCATAAGGGATGGAGCAGATATTATCAAACTGTTTCCCGCAGGAATTATGGGAGCAGCTTATTTAAAGGATATTCAGGCACCTCTTGGCAAGCTTCCTCTGATGGTAGTAGGCGGTGTAAACGGCAGTAATGTCAAGGAGTTTTTTGATGCCGGGGCTGCTTATGCGGGAATAGGTTCCGGATTGTTTAAAAAAGAGGATATAATCGGTGAAAATCTGTCCGGGCTGAAAGCATCTGTACAGAAGCTGACAGAGCAGCTGATATAG
- a CDS encoding sigma 54-interacting transcriptional regulator — protein MRDKIKLIIGQEDKRNPLTDEAIADELGTLRETITKVRIETGIPASSERRKERLLQEIQGLFYEMGLVSDRKLAELLKQRGFKIGKFTVGQLHKSYPEIWEPVIKYSQDETPVSDNKLEFQDDIFHKIIGSDGSLKNQISKAKAAVMYPPKGLHTLLYGPSGVGKSFLAELMHDFAVRTDNFQEEAPYFEFNCADYADNPQLLLAQLFGYTKGAFTGATEHKKGIVELCDGGILFLDEVHRLPAEGQEILFYLMDKGKFRRLGEAETSRESHPLIIAATTEDPESSLLLTFRRRIPMSIEIPALTERPLEEKWQFIEFYLTMERERLGRDIRVNQSVLNCLLLAEFPGNIGQLKSDIQVCCAKAFLEAKLHNKTAIDVVADNLPEHLKSCINQSVPNGIRHLISGDVLFSEAGYQQFSGRLHKMSGTGIYEQLEERYTKLLKNGVAAEEISRILQDEVETTLVQQIRKMEESKFSLHELSAIVGEDVLEITEYIYQEAQKELPGLKDTIIFPMAIHIRASLDMTKERKVALGSSFEEIKKRHAKEYKVAAHIVDKVNDKFYVMLPADEAVFLAMYLSKFQVGQVDTEGKTAVIVLSHGRVAGGMAEVANKILGVNHAAALEMALSEDPAAAYEKTKQLVIERNQGRGCILLADMGSLLTFAEKIRQETKIPVAVCGRVDTLMVIECLHKVLWTEESIETIVDELDSKKTLQPKTAKYNKIQHKRAVLCLCITGQGAAKLLRDFISERLKSVLDNIVIINRGYIENEDVEQIILQEAAQYEILAIVGTINPEVKNIPFLSLDDIYQSSGISKLRKIIKNSLLLDHVILGEVITPELIFVNPPFRLKEQLLDQAIETMTSEGYVDERFLLSVYKREGMMTTYLKGGIAIPHGDPASVTKPVISITKLDKPVMWDGTNTVDLIFVLALDENSKKYFEQLYQMLSSENLVSLIRNSNSINEIRENLRLDTKPVN, from the coding sequence ATGAGGGACAAAATAAAGTTAATAATCGGGCAGGAGGATAAGCGGAATCCTCTTACGGATGAAGCCATTGCCGATGAATTGGGAACACTGCGCGAAACTATAACAAAAGTCCGGATAGAAACTGGAATCCCTGCTTCATCGGAACGTAGAAAAGAACGATTGCTTCAGGAGATCCAAGGTTTATTTTATGAAATGGGATTGGTATCAGATCGTAAATTGGCAGAATTACTAAAACAACGAGGGTTTAAGATCGGAAAATTTACCGTCGGACAGCTGCATAAATCTTACCCTGAAATATGGGAGCCGGTGATTAAATATTCTCAGGATGAAACACCGGTCAGCGATAATAAGCTGGAATTTCAAGATGACATTTTCCATAAGATTATCGGTTCAGACGGTAGTCTGAAAAATCAAATCAGTAAGGCAAAGGCGGCAGTAATGTATCCACCAAAAGGGCTGCATACGTTGTTATATGGTCCTTCTGGTGTTGGTAAAAGTTTTTTGGCAGAGCTGATGCATGATTTTGCAGTCAGAACGGATAATTTCCAGGAAGAGGCTCCTTATTTCGAGTTTAACTGTGCTGATTATGCTGATAATCCTCAGCTGCTCCTGGCTCAATTATTCGGATATACGAAGGGAGCATTTACAGGAGCAACTGAACATAAAAAGGGAATTGTTGAGTTGTGTGACGGCGGTATCTTGTTTCTGGATGAAGTGCACAGGCTTCCCGCAGAAGGGCAGGAAATCCTGTTTTACTTAATGGATAAAGGCAAGTTCCGCCGTTTGGGAGAAGCAGAAACCAGCCGTGAAAGCCACCCCTTAATTATAGCGGCAACGACGGAGGATCCGGAAAGCTCGCTGCTTTTAACGTTTCGCCGGCGGATTCCAATGAGCATTGAAATTCCGGCATTGACAGAACGGCCTCTGGAGGAAAAATGGCAGTTTATCGAGTTTTATCTTACGATGGAAAGGGAACGGCTTGGCCGTGATATCCGTGTAAACCAGTCGGTATTAAACTGTCTGCTTTTGGCGGAATTTCCAGGTAATATCGGTCAGCTGAAATCAGATATCCAGGTTTGCTGTGCGAAGGCATTCTTAGAGGCAAAGCTTCATAATAAAACAGCGATAGATGTAGTTGCGGATAACCTTCCGGAGCACTTAAAGAGCTGCATCAATCAATCGGTTCCTAATGGTATACGGCATTTAATCAGCGGGGATGTCCTTTTTTCAGAGGCGGGATACCAGCAGTTTTCAGGACGTTTACACAAGATGAGCGGTACCGGTATTTACGAACAGCTGGAAGAAAGGTATACAAAGCTTTTGAAAAATGGGGTAGCAGCAGAGGAAATCAGCAGGATCTTGCAAGATGAGGTTGAAACAACGCTGGTTCAGCAGATTCGCAAAATGGAAGAGTCCAAATTCAGCCTGCATGAGCTGTCCGCAATCGTGGGAGAAGATGTACTGGAGATAACGGAATATATATATCAGGAAGCGCAGAAAGAATTACCGGGACTTAAAGATACGATTATTTTTCCCATGGCCATTCATATTCGCGCGTCACTGGATATGACCAAAGAGAGAAAAGTGGCGCTTGGAAGCAGTTTTGAAGAAATTAAAAAGCGGCATGCAAAGGAATATAAAGTTGCAGCTCATATCGTTGATAAGGTCAATGATAAATTCTATGTGATGCTTCCAGCCGACGAGGCAGTCTTTTTGGCAATGTATCTCAGTAAGTTTCAGGTAGGACAGGTTGATACAGAAGGAAAAACAGCTGTGATTGTGCTGTCCCATGGAAGAGTAGCAGGGGGAATGGCAGAGGTTGCCAATAAAATTCTGGGAGTAAACCACGCCGCAGCTTTGGAGATGGCTTTGAGTGAGGATCCGGCGGCTGCCTATGAGAAAACAAAACAACTGGTAATCGAAAGAAACCAGGGACGAGGCTGCATCCTGCTTGCAGATATGGGATCACTCCTGACTTTTGCAGAGAAGATCAGGCAGGAGACAAAAATTCCGGTTGCTGTCTGCGGGAGGGTGGACACCTTAATGGTGATCGAGTGCCTTCATAAAGTACTTTGGACAGAAGAGTCAATTGAAACAATTGTAGATGAACTTGACAGTAAAAAAACATTGCAGCCTAAAACAGCTAAATATAATAAAATTCAGCATAAAAGAGCGGTTCTTTGTCTGTGTATCACCGGACAGGGAGCAGCAAAGCTGCTTCGGGATTTTATCTCAGAGCGGTTAAAATCAGTATTGGACAATATTGTTATCATAAACAGAGGCTATATAGAAAATGAAGACGTGGAACAAATCATTCTGCAGGAAGCGGCTCAATATGAAATCCTTGCGATTGTCGGGACAATTAATCCGGAAGTAAAAAATATTCCATTTCTTTCCCTGGATGATATCTATCAGTCTTCCGGTATCTCAAAACTGCGTAAAATCATTAAAAACAGCCTATTGCTGGATCATGTCATTCTTGGTGAGGTCATTACACCGGAATTGATCTTTGTGAACCCGCCATTCCGGTTAAAGGAACAGCTTTTAGATCAGGCGATCGAGACGATGACAAGCGAGGGATATGTGGACGAGCGGTTTTTACTAAGTGTTTATAAACGGGAAGGAATGATGACCACTTATTTAAAAGGTGGTATAGCCATTCCACACGGTGATCCGGCCAGTGTTACAAAACCAGTCATATCGATAACAAAACTTGACAAACCAGTGATGTGGGATGGTACAAATACGGTCGATCTGATCTTTGTACTGGCTTTGGATGAAAATTCAAAAAAATATTTTGAACAGCTTTATCAGATGTTAAGCAGCGAAAACCTGGTAAGTTTAATAAGAAACAGCAATTCTATCAATGAAATCAGGGAAAATCTTCGTCTGGACACAAAACCGGTCAATTAA
- a CDS encoding glycoside hydrolase family 1 protein, translating to MQHKRLKDFPEDFLWGASTSAYQVEGANLIDGKGPSCQDVKKVPEGTSQLDVCADQYHHYKEDVALMAEMGFKTYRFSIAWSRILPEGTGRVNPKGIEYYNHLIDECLKYHIEPFVTMFHFDMPAALDQRGSWGNPESVDWFLNYAKVLFENFGDRVKYWLTINEQNMLTLVGPVIGTLFLPKGCTNVKKEIYQQNHHMLVAQAKAMALCHEMLPHGKIGPAPNISLVYPASCKPEDILAAQNYNAIRNWLYLDMAVYGVYNNLVWAYLEEHNACPVFAPGDAEALKSGHPDFIGFNYYNTATCEASDGTETMDPGADQQTARGEAGFYKGFKNPHLPVTEFGWEIDPAGFRATIREMYSRYRLPMIVTENGLGAYDKLEGEKVHDPYRIEYLRRHIQQIQLAITDGAEMMGYCPWSAIDLISTHEGMVKRYGFIYVDRDEFDVKNCDRYRKDSFYWYKKVISSNGKDLS from the coding sequence ATGCAGCATAAAAGATTAAAAGATTTTCCGGAGGATTTCCTGTGGGGAGCCTCCACTTCCGCTTACCAGGTGGAAGGAGCGAATCTGATTGACGGAAAAGGACCATCCTGTCAGGATGTAAAAAAGGTACCGGAAGGAACCTCCCAACTGGATGTATGCGCGGACCAGTATCATCATTATAAGGAAGATGTGGCATTGATGGCGGAAATGGGATTTAAGACTTACCGCTTTTCCATTGCGTGGTCACGTATTTTGCCGGAAGGCACCGGAAGAGTCAATCCTAAGGGAATTGAATATTATAACCATCTGATCGATGAATGCCTGAAATATCATATTGAGCCGTTTGTCACCATGTTTCATTTTGACATGCCGGCCGCTCTTGATCAGCGGGGCAGCTGGGGAAATCCGGAATCCGTTGACTGGTTTTTAAATTATGCCAAAGTACTGTTTGAAAATTTCGGAGACCGTGTCAAATACTGGCTTACCATAAATGAACAAAATATGCTGACGCTGGTGGGGCCAGTGATCGGGACCCTGTTCCTGCCAAAAGGCTGTACAAATGTGAAAAAGGAGATCTATCAGCAGAATCACCATATGCTGGTTGCCCAGGCGAAAGCCATGGCTTTGTGTCATGAAATGCTGCCCCATGGGAAAATAGGACCGGCACCTAATATTTCATTGGTATATCCGGCCAGCTGTAAGCCGGAGGATATTCTGGCGGCTCAGAATTACAATGCCATTCGCAACTGGCTGTATCTGGATATGGCGGTTTATGGAGTGTACAACAATCTGGTATGGGCATATCTGGAGGAGCATAATGCCTGCCCGGTGTTCGCACCCGGCGATGCGGAGGCGCTTAAGAGCGGACATCCTGATTTTATCGGGTTTAATTATTATAATACTGCCACCTGCGAGGCGAGCGACGGAACTGAGACCATGGATCCGGGAGCGGATCAGCAGACTGCAAGGGGAGAGGCGGGATTTTATAAAGGGTTCAAGAACCCGCATCTGCCGGTTACAGAATTTGGCTGGGAGATCGACCCGGCGGGATTTAGGGCTACCATAAGAGAAATGTATTCCAGATACCGTCTCCCCATGATTGTTACGGAGAATGGACTTGGCGCTTACGATAAACTGGAAGGAGAAAAAGTGCATGATCCTTACCGCATTGAATATTTAAGGAGACATATCCAACAGATTCAGTTGGCAATTACAGACGGTGCTGAGATGATGGGCTATTGTCCCTGGTCGGCCATTGATCTGATCTCAACCCATGAAGGCATGGTAAAGCGCTACGGTTTTATCTATGTGGACCGGGATGAATTTGATGTGAAAAATTGTGACCGCTACCGGAAAGATTCATTTTACTGGTATAAAAAGGTGATCAGCAGCAATGGGAAGGATTTGAGTTAA
- a CDS encoding dihydroxyacetone kinase subunit L: protein MDAQGLARAIGRISRKIEENKDYLVKLDQQNGDGDLGISMNDGFKAVCMIMELSEEKDLGKLLMKAGNAFNEAAPSSLGTILSFGFMGMARSLKGTMDATPRQIADALHAGVDKIMEKAGSRPGERTILDSLYPAVETLGKKLEEENGDLYKALKEAARIAAVGAEATKQMKPVHGRAAYYGEKNLGYLDGGAVVGRLIFEALCGD from the coding sequence ATGGATGCACAGGGATTAGCACGGGCCATTGGCCGGATTAGCCGGAAGATAGAAGAAAATAAAGATTATCTAGTAAAACTGGATCAGCAAAACGGCGATGGAGATTTGGGAATTTCCATGAATGACGGTTTTAAAGCAGTGTGTATGATCATGGAATTATCAGAAGAAAAGGATTTAGGCAAGCTGCTTATGAAGGCTGGAAATGCGTTCAATGAAGCGGCGCCATCCAGCCTGGGAACCATCCTTTCCTTTGGTTTTATGGGAATGGCCAGGAGCTTAAAAGGAACAATGGACGCTACCCCCCGGCAGATTGCAGACGCCCTGCATGCAGGGGTGGATAAAATTATGGAAAAAGCAGGTTCCAGGCCGGGGGAAAGAACCATTTTGGATTCCCTGTATCCGGCGGTGGAAACCTTAGGGAAAAAGCTTGAAGAGGAAAATGGAGATTTGTATAAGGCTCTGAAAGAAGCGGCCAGGATAGCGGCTGTAGGGGCAGAAGCCACGAAGCAGATGAAACCTGTACATGGAAGAGCTGCTTATTATGGAGAAAAAAACCTGGGGTACTTAGACGGAGGAGCTGTTGTTGGAAGGCTGATTTTTGAAGCTTTGTGCGGGGATTGA
- a CDS encoding dihydroxyacetone kinase subunit DhaK yields MKKLINQPENFVKETMEGIIAAYGDKVKLLDGDYRILLNNYKVREGKVGIVTAGGSGHLPVFLGYVGQGLLDGCTVGNVFASPAASKMAGMIRACDKGNGVLVLLGNYGGDRMNFELACETVDMEDDIRTEMVLVRDDIASAPKEKRDRRRGVAGMVYAFKIAGGKAENGGTLEEVAEAARHALDNIRTMGAALSSCIVPQVGKPTFTIAEDEIEIGMGIHGEPGVEVRKMMTADQVAEVLLNKITEDMPLKPGDEVSVMVNGLGATPLEEQFIVYRRVHQILSEQGISIYMPHIGEYATSMEMAGLSLTVMKLDDELKALLEQPAQSPFYTNFNK; encoded by the coding sequence ATGAAAAAACTGATTAATCAACCGGAAAATTTTGTAAAAGAGACCATGGAAGGCATTATTGCTGCCTATGGAGATAAAGTGAAATTATTAGACGGTGACTATCGGATTTTACTAAACAATTATAAAGTCAGAGAAGGAAAAGTAGGCATCGTAACGGCAGGAGGTTCCGGGCATCTTCCTGTATTTTTAGGTTATGTGGGTCAGGGGCTTTTAGATGGATGTACGGTGGGTAATGTATTTGCTTCTCCGGCAGCGTCTAAGATGGCGGGTATGATTCGTGCATGTGATAAAGGAAACGGCGTTCTGGTTTTGTTGGGAAATTACGGCGGAGACAGGATGAACTTTGAACTGGCCTGTGAAACCGTAGATATGGAGGATGACATCCGGACTGAAATGGTACTGGTTAGGGATGACATAGCCAGTGCTCCCAAAGAGAAAAGGGACAGACGCCGCGGGGTGGCTGGAATGGTTTATGCTTTTAAGATTGCCGGTGGGAAAGCGGAAAATGGCGGCACGCTGGAAGAAGTGGCAGAAGCGGCCCGGCATGCGCTGGATAATATCCGTACAATGGGAGCAGCCCTGTCGTCTTGTATCGTGCCTCAGGTTGGGAAGCCTACTTTTACAATTGCTGAAGATGAAATCGAAATTGGCATGGGAATCCATGGAGAACCAGGAGTGGAAGTCCGAAAAATGATGACTGCGGATCAAGTGGCTGAAGTACTGCTGAATAAGATTACAGAGGATATGCCTTTGAAGCCGGGAGATGAGGTTTCTGTTATGGTGAATGGTCTGGGTGCCACACCGTTGGAAGAGCAATTCATTGTCTACCGCAGGGTGCATCAGATATTGAGTGAGCAGGGGATAAGCATTTATATGCCCCATATAGGAGAATATGCGACCTCCATGGAAATGGCCGGTTTATCGCTTACAGTCATGAAACTGGACGATGAGCTGAAGGCTCTGTTAGAGCAGCCGGCCCAGTCGCCATTCTACACAAATTTCAATAAATAG
- a CDS encoding ABC transporter ATP-binding protein produces the protein MIKINNLYAYYGPIEALKGIQMVVGKGKITCLIGSNGAGKSTLMNSISGTITRKGSIIVNDEIEILKKNSRQIARMGIIQVPEGRHVFPGLSVEENLQTGTIVWHGYFGNKSYAAELEMVYEIFPRLKERRKQLAWSMSGGEQQMLAIGRALMARPKILLLDEPSMGLSPLLVGEMFEKIAEINKTGITILLNEQNARLAMKISDYTYVIEQGKIKMQGLSSEMRSDPRIAEAYLGNRAGQGRRSQKAPAG, from the coding sequence ATGATTAAGATAAATAATTTATATGCATATTATGGTCCGATTGAAGCTCTCAAGGGAATCCAGATGGTAGTCGGCAAAGGAAAAATCACCTGTCTGATCGGAAGCAATGGAGCAGGAAAGAGCACTCTCATGAATTCAATTTCCGGGACAATCACCCGCAAAGGCTCTATTATAGTGAATGATGAGATTGAAATATTAAAGAAAAATTCCCGTCAGATCGCCAGAATGGGGATTATCCAGGTACCGGAAGGCAGACATGTATTCCCGGGGCTGTCTGTGGAAGAAAATCTTCAGACAGGGACTATTGTATGGCATGGATATTTCGGAAATAAATCTTATGCTGCTGAGCTGGAAATGGTATATGAGATATTTCCGAGGCTAAAGGAGAGACGTAAACAGCTGGCGTGGAGCATGAGCGGCGGAGAACAACAAATGCTGGCTATAGGAAGGGCATTGATGGCCAGGCCTAAAATCCTTTTGCTGGATGAGCCATCGATGGGATTATCACCGCTATTAGTAGGAGAAATGTTTGAGAAAATAGCAGAAATCAATAAAACAGGGATTACGATTCTATTGAATGAACAGAACGCAAGGCTTGCAATGAAGATTTCTGACTACACTTATGTGATCGAACAGGGGAAGATTAAAATGCAAGGCTTATCGTCTGAAATGAGAAGTGATCCGAGAATTGCGGAAGCCTATTTGGGTAATCGTGCGGGGCAGGGCAGGAGGAGCCAGAAAGCGCCGGCAGGCTAA
- a CDS encoding ABC transporter ATP-binding protein — protein MGEAILKLEGVCKSFGGVVTAKNVDLKVMPGEVHGLIGPNGAGKSTMMNLISGIYDVDHGSIFFNGGQITKVPSHIRARNGIGRTFQTPRFLYRSNIRDNLMLGVDLHDQLGYFKSFIGTRGSDFLKELDQLMELAGFTFDWDEDITAIPFGQRKILEIVRSMLGHPKVMLVDEPAAGLTTQEIEQARNLLLFAAKKRNIGILLIEHQMDLVMSSCENIDVLVFGEILARGVPEEIAANPIVLEAYLGRDFDD, from the coding sequence ATGGGCGAAGCAATATTGAAATTGGAAGGCGTATGTAAAAGCTTCGGCGGTGTCGTAACAGCAAAAAATGTGGATCTTAAAGTGATGCCAGGAGAAGTTCATGGACTGATTGGACCCAATGGAGCAGGAAAGAGTACAATGATGAACCTGATCAGCGGAATTTACGATGTAGATCATGGGTCCATATTTTTTAATGGCGGGCAGATCACAAAAGTACCTTCGCATATACGGGCAAGAAATGGGATCGGAAGAACCTTTCAGACACCCCGGTTTTTATACAGGTCAAATATAAGAGATAATCTGATGCTGGGAGTGGATCTTCATGATCAGCTGGGGTATTTTAAAAGTTTCATCGGTACCCGGGGAAGTGATTTTTTGAAGGAATTGGATCAGTTAATGGAATTGGCAGGATTTACATTTGACTGGGATGAGGATATTACAGCGATACCTTTTGGTCAAAGAAAAATTTTGGAAATTGTCAGATCCATGTTAGGTCATCCCAAAGTGATGTTAGTAGATGAACCTGCCGCAGGCCTTACAACACAGGAAATAGAACAGGCCAGAAACCTGCTGCTGTTTGCTGCCAAAAAGAGAAACATCGGTATTTTATTAATTGAACATCAGATGGATCTGGTTATGAGCAGTTGTGAGAATATTGATGTCCTGGTATTTGGAGAAATTCTTGCCAGAGGTGTGCCGGAAGAAATTGCTGCGAATCCGATTGTTCTGGAAGCCTACTTAGGGAGGGACTTTGATGATTAA
- a CDS encoding branched-chain amino acid ABC transporter permease — MDKTMISRGRFADPKNWITAGTLILFSMFVALKMNNYTILVVNIALINMITAYGLSIMLGMCGQLVFSGVAFMGIGAYTAANLCSGRLGFVVPGVGAVLLSVAFTALFSLATGVLFLRLKSSFCTFATLGFVQVLYTLFLNYEPAFGGPKGIPEIRTLAIGTFVFDSYKKWYFLLITLVLLIAFSVERIRRTSLGRSLASIRDNEIAAQTLGVNIYRTRVIAFVIAGTFAGLSGALLAQHNRFISGDQFSFAKSTTIVIMSMLGGINSTPGIFIGALIVTFLPEVLRGLDKYLMFIYGIAVIVMMIFMPMGIGGAVSDLLKNMRRRRKLK, encoded by the coding sequence ATGGATAAAACAATGATAAGCAGGGGGCGGTTTGCTGACCCCAAAAACTGGATTACAGCAGGCACCCTGATACTATTTTCCATGTTTGTGGCATTGAAAATGAATAATTATACGATTTTGGTTGTGAATATTGCATTGATTAATATGATTACGGCATATGGGCTTTCTATCATGCTGGGAATGTGCGGACAGCTGGTATTTTCAGGAGTGGCATTTATGGGAATTGGGGCCTATACCGCAGCGAACCTTTGCTCCGGACGTTTGGGTTTTGTAGTCCCCGGTGTTGGGGCTGTCTTACTGTCAGTTGCCTTTACAGCTCTTTTTTCTCTTGCAACAGGTGTTTTATTTCTTCGTTTAAAAAGTTCATTTTGTACCTTTGCGACCCTGGGATTTGTGCAGGTATTGTACACCTTGTTTTTAAATTATGAACCAGCTTTTGGGGGACCTAAGGGGATACCGGAGATACGTACATTGGCTATAGGCACTTTTGTATTTGACAGCTATAAAAAGTGGTATTTTTTATTGATTACTTTGGTCTTACTGATTGCATTTTCAGTGGAGAGGATCCGGCGTACCAGCCTGGGACGTTCCCTTGCATCCATCAGGGATAATGAAATTGCTGCGCAGACGCTGGGTGTAAATATTTATCGGACAAGGGTCATTGCATTTGTGATTGCAGGAACCTTTGCCGGGCTGTCGGGTGCCCTGCTGGCACAGCATAACCGTTTTATCTCAGGCGATCAGTTTAGTTTTGCTAAGAGCACGACCATTGTCATTATGTCTATGCTTGGAGGGATTAACAGTACTCCGGGTATTTTTATAGGCGCATTGATCGTTACCTTCCTGCCGGAGGTTCTCAGAGGGCTTGATAAATATCTGATGTTCATATATGGAATTGCAGTCATTGTCATGATGATTTTCATGCCAATGGGAATCGGCGGTGCGGTTTCAGATCTTCTCAAAAATATGAGAAGAAGACGTAAACTAAAGTAG